A single Inediibacterium massiliense DNA region contains:
- a CDS encoding helix-turn-helix domain-containing protein, producing the protein MNKSPMIKDLYESEVLIEEKMDDSIVFKMRNHNGEGTMTSYEVFPGIKLIYNDIHMEQCIHNKRMEEDTMEINHCREGRFECEFLNGTYIYLEEGDLAVNMLSNITKISHFPLAHYHGVSIVIHLQEASQFISPLLNELTIDLYELRDKLCFENRCFIMRAKDSIQHIFNELYSVPNELKFGYFKVKIMELFLFLMSFDLKDQCEKRRYFQKNQVDIIKEMKKYMTENMEKHFTLEELSEGFNISVTAMQQCFKGVYGTSIYAYMRSYRMKVAAKMLRHSHDSVTVIALKVGYENSSKFSAAFKAVMNITPLKYRKTYHLNGANLLNQSGKEKLK; encoded by the coding sequence ATGAATAAGTCACCAATGATAAAAGATTTATATGAATCAGAGGTTCTGATAGAGGAAAAAATGGATGATAGTATTGTGTTTAAGATGAGAAATCATAATGGAGAAGGGACCATGACAAGTTATGAAGTATTTCCGGGGATAAAACTCATTTATAATGACATCCATATGGAACAATGTATTCATAATAAGCGTATGGAAGAGGATACAATGGAAATTAATCATTGTAGAGAAGGAAGATTTGAATGTGAATTTTTAAATGGTACTTATATTTATTTAGAAGAAGGGGATTTAGCTGTGAATATGCTCAGTAATATAACTAAAATTTCACATTTTCCTTTGGCACATTATCATGGAGTTTCTATTGTTATTCATCTTCAGGAAGCGAGTCAATTTATATCTCCTTTACTTAATGAACTGACTATTGATTTGTATGAACTTAGAGATAAACTTTGTTTTGAAAATAGATGTTTTATTATGCGTGCGAAGGACTCTATACAGCATATTTTTAATGAACTTTACTCTGTGCCAAATGAATTAAAATTTGGCTATTTTAAGGTTAAAATAATGGAGTTGTTTCTTTTTTTAATGTCGTTTGATTTAAAAGATCAATGCGAAAAAAGAAGATATTTTCAAAAAAACCAAGTGGATATTATTAAAGAAATGAAAAAATATATGACAGAAAATATGGAAAAGCATTTTACATTAGAAGAATTATCTGAAGGATTTAATATTTCAGTGACTGCTATGCAACAATGTTTTAAAGGAGTTTATGGGACCTCTATCTATGCATATATGCGTTCATATCGAATGAAAGTGGCGGCTAAGATGCTTCGTCATAGTCATGATAGTGTGACAGTTATAGCTTTAAAAGTAGGCTACGAAAATTCTAGTAAATTTTCAGCAGCTTTTAAAGCGGTGATGAATATCACACCTTTAAAATATAGAAAAACTTATCACCTAAATGGAGCAAATCTGTTAAACCAGAGTGGAAAAGAAAAACTTAAATGA